The genomic segment TGAGACAGAAAGTTACAACGTCTCTGCTATTTTGCCACAATCTCAGCACCGCCAAGTCTACCATGCCCTCACTCAACGTCGTGGTATTTATCGTTGGGAGGAGATTTTATTGCGCAGTGGTAATCCCTTGGGTTTGTTTTGGTGTCGTCGAGTACATCGAGTACCCGCTAGAGCGATTGTTTACCCTTTGATTTTACCCCTGAATCACTGTCCTTTAATTGACTTATTGGGTGAAGATAATAGCGTACTCAATGAGAGCGATCGCCGTTATTTATCCTCTCAAGAAGGTATCACTAAAGCGATCCGCCCCTATCGTCTGGGGGATCCCACTCGTTTGATTCATTGGCGTACTACTGCGCGTTTTGGCGAGTTCAAAGTACGTGAACTAGAAATAGTCACCGGAGGAGAGAATCTCATTATCGCCCTCGATACTTCCTGTCACTGGCAATCTGTTGATTTTGAACTAGCAGTTACAGCTACAGCTTCTATTTGCGCCTATGCTAGTCGCTGTCAGCTTAATGTACAACTTTGGACTAATGCTACTGGCTTAGTCAATGGTAAGGAGCGCGTTTTAGAAGCATTAGCTATGGTAGAAGCAGAAGACACTCAAGTAACCCTCCCCTCGGTTTCTACCCCTGTGGTGTGGTTGACTCAAAATACTCAGAGTATTCAAGCTTTATCTCCTCAAAGTCGTTGGATTTTCTTTGCTTGCGATCGACCAGTCTCCCAGCTTCCCGGTATAGTAATTAGGGCTACCAATCAGACAGAATTACAACAACAATTGCAGCAACTAAATCCCTCTTAACTTTAGCTTTTTCAGCCAATGTCTCAAAATACTAGCTAT from the Gloeocapsa sp. PCC 73106 genome contains:
- a CDS encoding DUF58 domain-containing protein, which translates into the protein MINPPKSSKPFDYCRNWLETQYCAPSFGGCVLGGIALAFFGAGVNTMSGWLYVLSGMISSLLIIAAYLCWRSLRGLNITRLPIQAVTVGQQLTLELIIDNSTSETKQLFQVRDLLPLALTETESYNVSAILPQSQHRQVYHALTQRRGIYRWEEILLRSGNPLGLFWCRRVHRVPARAIVYPLILPLNHCPLIDLLGEDNSVLNESDRRYLSSQEGITKAIRPYRLGDPTRLIHWRTTARFGEFKVRELEIVTGGENLIIALDTSCHWQSVDFELAVTATASICAYASRCQLNVQLWTNATGLVNGKERVLEALAMVEAEDTQVTLPSVSTPVVWLTQNTQSIQALSPQSRWIFFACDRPVSQLPGIVIRATNQTELQQQLQQLNPS